The proteins below come from a single Chryseobacterium capnotolerans genomic window:
- a CDS encoding endo-beta-N-acetylglucosaminidase H: MALMLQAGSQLKAQQLNPLGVCYVEVNNNNMLNAGSYTLQTTNRQLFDVAIIFAANINYDVSKSRAYISNNNNVTKVLNDVNTYVKPLQQKGIKVLLDILGNHQGAGISNFPNREAAKDFALQVAHTVYTYGLDGVDLDDEYAGYGNNGTGQPNNSSFVMLLQELKAAMPDKLITFYYLGPATSRQSYNGDLAGNYIDYSWNPFYGTYSAPNVPPLNNSKLSAAAIWIQNSNPQSTPASVLSSSATSTKNDGYGVFMWYDLGGTDVASYLSTGSNILYNENTQLSGQLYSWSQGQACDPPLGLEVTNVTGTSAKLNWISNASQTYNIDYKPANSTTWTNVASNYSGSNVIINNLTMNTDYDWRIQSNCSSTLTSTYLFAPRFNSGNGCATPSGLASGSYLGNSTQLSWDTGTASSYTLQYKTAAATSWSEVQNINTNSYSLQNLIPNTNYVWKVQAACTGGTASTYSAEGAFNSGFAPVVSPGPRSLSFNGSTNYLNAGKFDLSGNALTIEGWVKVNAFKTAFPNISSVLGIEVGDNNSAMLRFGDGGLANNKLQFILSFGSAQTKINTSTTFNTNTWYHVAATYDGTAMKLYINGNLDASTTVTGNFTANGILYLARNYDNSRALNGSLDEFRVWKRALTAQEIMNNSCNVAANSQGLEANWKMDEGNGIGALDATANTHFATLVNMNDTNWKTEVPCNASLSVRDVESGKEYSNAYPNPVKRGSDIHFTVADSSSEVSFYDVSGKLLKKQDINQNNNTVNAQDLAPGTYIYKITSSKNNGVSSGKIIVK, translated from the coding sequence ATGGCTTTAATGCTTCAGGCCGGTTCTCAGCTCAAGGCCCAGCAGCTTAATCCTTTGGGAGTTTGCTATGTAGAAGTGAATAACAACAATATGCTGAATGCAGGGTCTTATACTTTGCAGACTACTAACAGGCAGCTTTTTGACGTAGCGATTATCTTTGCTGCCAATATCAATTATGATGTCTCTAAAAGCAGAGCCTATATATCAAATAATAACAACGTTACCAAAGTACTGAATGATGTCAATACTTATGTAAAACCTTTACAACAGAAGGGAATTAAAGTATTACTGGATATTTTGGGAAATCATCAGGGAGCTGGAATCTCCAACTTCCCTAATCGTGAAGCTGCAAAAGATTTTGCCTTGCAGGTAGCACACACAGTATACACGTATGGGCTGGATGGAGTAGATCTTGATGATGAATATGCAGGATACGGAAATAACGGAACGGGTCAGCCAAATAACAGCTCTTTTGTAATGTTATTGCAAGAGCTTAAAGCTGCGATGCCTGATAAGTTAATTACATTTTATTATTTAGGACCTGCAACGAGTAGACAGAGTTATAATGGAGATCTGGCGGGTAATTATATTGATTATAGCTGGAATCCTTTTTATGGGACCTACAGTGCTCCGAATGTACCACCTCTCAATAATTCAAAGCTTTCCGCTGCTGCAATCTGGATCCAAAATTCAAATCCTCAGTCTACCCCTGCATCTGTACTTTCTTCATCGGCAACCAGCACTAAAAATGATGGTTATGGAGTATTTATGTGGTACGACCTGGGAGGGACTGATGTTGCCAGCTATCTGAGTACCGGATCCAATATTCTTTATAATGAAAATACCCAGCTAAGCGGGCAATTGTATTCATGGAGTCAAGGCCAGGCTTGCGATCCGCCGTTAGGGCTGGAGGTTACTAATGTTACAGGGACATCAGCCAAATTGAATTGGATTTCCAATGCTTCTCAAACCTATAATATTGATTATAAACCTGCCAATTCAACAACTTGGACCAATGTAGCAAGCAATTATTCCGGAAGTAATGTGATAATTAATAATCTGACCATGAACACAGATTATGACTGGAGAATACAGTCTAACTGCTCTTCAACCTTAACCAGTACTTATCTTTTTGCTCCAAGGTTCAATTCAGGAAACGGATGTGCAACACCTTCAGGGTTGGCATCAGGAAGCTATCTTGGAAATTCCACTCAGTTGTCATGGGACACCGGAACAGCATCTTCTTACACACTTCAATACAAAACAGCAGCTGCCACATCATGGTCTGAAGTTCAGAATATTAATACAAATAGCTATTCGCTGCAAAATCTTATCCCCAATACAAACTATGTGTGGAAAGTACAAGCCGCCTGTACAGGTGGAACAGCAAGTACCTATTCAGCAGAAGGCGCATTCAATAGTGGATTTGCCCCCGTAGTAAGCCCCGGCCCAAGATCACTTTCCTTTAACGGAAGCACGAATTACCTGAATGCCGGGAAATTTGATCTGAGCGGAAATGCATTAACCATTGAAGGATGGGTAAAAGTAAATGCTTTTAAAACTGCTTTCCCTAATATTTCATCGGTACTTGGTATTGAAGTGGGGGATAACAATTCTGCAATGCTTAGATTCGGAGATGGCGGTCTGGCGAATAACAAACTTCAGTTTATCCTGAGCTTCGGTTCCGCACAGACAAAAATCAATACAAGCACAACATTTAATACCAATACATGGTACCATGTAGCAGCAACCTATGATGGAACGGCGATGAAACTGTATATTAATGGTAATCTTGATGCAAGTACGACAGTTACGGGTAATTTTACTGCTAACGGTATTCTTTATTTGGCAAGAAATTATGACAATTCTCGTGCACTTAATGGTTCTTTGGATGAATTCAGGGTATGGAAAAGAGCATTGACAGCCCAGGAAATTATGAATAACAGCTGTAATGTGGCAGCCAATTCACAAGGACTGGAGGCCAACTGGAAAATGGATGAAGGAAATGGAATAGGTGCTTTGGATGCTACTGCAAATACTCATTTTGCAACCTTAGTGAATATGAATGATACGAATTGGAAAACAGAGGTTCCTTGCAACGCTTCACTGTCTGTAAGAGACGTTGAATCTGGAAAAGAATACAGCAATGCTTATCCGAACCCGGTTAAAAGAGGAAGTGATATTCATTTTACAGTTGCTGATAGTTCCAGCGAAGTATCATTCTATGACGTTTCAGGAAAATTATTGAAAAAGCAGGATATTAATCAAAATAATAACACGGTGAATGCACAGGATCTGGCACCAGGTACTTATATTTACAAAATTACATCCTCAAAAAATAATGGAGTATCATCAGGTAAAATAATTGTGAAATAA
- a CDS encoding SRPBCC family protein, which translates to MESNIIFNKDFDSKSIYVMNIYKTDVSKVWNYFTQSELLDQWWGPRPWKCETVKQDFKEGGIWLYAMVGPNGEKGYSQSQYGEIIEHRSFDWTSAFCNEKGEVNEDSPRSKWLIGFTGVEEGTKVTVNIHYQSEEVMKKMLDMGFEQGFTMGLTQLKEIIG; encoded by the coding sequence ATGGAATCTAACATCATTTTCAACAAAGATTTTGACTCAAAAAGTATCTATGTAATGAATATTTACAAGACTGATGTTTCAAAAGTGTGGAACTATTTTACCCAATCCGAATTATTGGATCAGTGGTGGGGGCCAAGACCCTGGAAATGTGAAACTGTAAAACAGGATTTTAAAGAAGGCGGTATCTGGCTGTATGCTATGGTAGGTCCGAATGGAGAAAAAGGATATTCCCAATCTCAGTACGGTGAAATCATTGAACATAGGAGTTTTGATTGGACTAGTGCATTTTGTAATGAAAAAGGAGAAGTAAATGAAGATTCTCCAAGGTCAAAATGGCTGATCGGCTTTACAGGAGTGGAGGAAGGAACAAAAGTAACGGTAAATATTCATTACCAATCTGAAGAAGTGATGAAGAAAATGTTGGATATGGGATTTGAACAAGGCTTTACAATGGGACTGACTCAGCTTAAAGAGATTATTGGTTAA
- a CDS encoding GH92 family glycosyl hydrolase, giving the protein MKSIFSTCFLLLQALVFGQNISPVDYVNPLMGTQSKPSLSNGNTYPAVGLPWGMNLWTAQTGKMGDGWAYTYDADKIKGFKQTHQPSPWMNDYGAFSIMPGVGKLKFKEDDRASWFSHKAEVATPYFYSVYLADINVTTEFTPTERASFFKFDFPKTDSAYVVIDALDKGSYIKILPKERKILGYTTKYSSGKYDNFKNYFVIQFDKDFELTKTWKDDKLINDQLEMTSNHTGAIVGFKLKNKETVYAKIASSFISFEQAELNLKREIGNRNFEQVKAEAKNIWNKTLGKLEVKGGTDQQIRTFYSSLYRTLFFPQKLYEIDAQNKVKHWSPYNGKVTDGRMFAGTGFWDTFRALYPFLNLVYPSINVEMQEGLVNAYKEGGFLPEWSSPGYSDIMIGNNSASVVADAYIKGLRGYDVESLWQAVKHGADNEGPMEAVGRAGVKYYNELGYVPYDVKINENAARTLEYAYDDFSIYQLGKALGKPASEIDIYKKRAYNYKNLFDKETGLMRGKNKDGNFQKPFNPFKWGDAFTEGNSWHYTWSVFQDINGLAELMGGKKKFEAKLDEVFSLPPVFDDSYYGGVIHEIREMQIMNMGQYAHGNQPIQHMIYLYNYAGAPYKTQYWAREVMNKLYHATPDGYCGDEDNGQTSAWYIFSALGFYPVTPATDQYVLGAPLFKEATIHLENGKKIEIKAPENSTANLYVKSLNVNQQPYSKNWLSHKELIKGAVLDFKMDSKPNTDRGSQEKDFPYSMSKEESGK; this is encoded by the coding sequence ATGAAGTCTATTTTTTCTACTTGCTTTCTTTTATTACAGGCCTTGGTGTTTGGTCAGAATATATCTCCTGTAGATTATGTGAATCCATTGATGGGTACCCAATCCAAACCTTCCTTATCCAACGGAAATACTTATCCGGCAGTAGGGCTTCCATGGGGAATGAACCTCTGGACAGCACAAACAGGGAAAATGGGTGACGGATGGGCTTATACTTACGATGCCGATAAAATAAAAGGATTCAAGCAAACCCATCAGCCTTCTCCATGGATGAATGATTACGGAGCATTTTCCATCATGCCGGGAGTAGGAAAATTAAAATTCAAAGAAGATGACAGGGCAAGTTGGTTCAGCCATAAAGCTGAGGTTGCCACACCGTATTTCTATAGTGTTTATTTAGCAGATATCAATGTAACCACTGAATTTACCCCTACAGAAAGAGCCTCTTTTTTCAAATTTGATTTTCCAAAAACAGACAGTGCTTATGTAGTCATTGATGCATTAGACAAAGGATCTTACATCAAGATCTTACCTAAAGAAAGAAAAATCCTGGGATACACTACAAAATATTCTTCAGGAAAATATGATAATTTTAAAAACTATTTTGTCATCCAGTTTGATAAAGACTTTGAGCTGACCAAAACATGGAAAGATGACAAGCTGATTAATGATCAATTAGAGATGACCAGCAATCATACCGGAGCAATAGTAGGTTTTAAACTTAAAAATAAAGAAACTGTTTATGCAAAAATAGCTTCTTCATTCATCAGCTTTGAACAGGCTGAACTGAACCTTAAAAGAGAGATCGGAAACAGAAATTTTGAACAGGTAAAAGCAGAGGCTAAAAATATCTGGAATAAAACCTTAGGCAAATTAGAAGTAAAAGGAGGAACAGATCAGCAGATAAGAACTTTTTATTCTTCACTCTACAGAACCCTGTTTTTTCCTCAAAAGTTATACGAAATTGATGCTCAGAATAAAGTAAAGCACTGGAGCCCATACAATGGAAAAGTTACGGATGGAAGAATGTTTGCCGGAACAGGTTTCTGGGATACTTTCCGTGCTTTGTATCCTTTCCTTAACCTGGTATATCCAAGCATCAACGTAGAAATGCAGGAAGGATTAGTGAATGCTTACAAAGAAGGAGGATTCTTACCAGAATGGAGCAGTCCCGGATATTCTGATATTATGATTGGAAACAATTCTGCGTCCGTAGTAGCAGATGCATACATCAAAGGCCTTCGTGGCTATGATGTGGAAAGTCTTTGGCAGGCTGTAAAACATGGTGCTGATAATGAGGGTCCTATGGAAGCAGTAGGCCGCGCAGGAGTAAAATATTACAATGAGTTGGGGTATGTTCCTTATGATGTGAAAATTAATGAGAATGCAGCCAGAACATTAGAATACGCTTATGATGATTTTTCCATCTATCAATTAGGAAAAGCATTGGGAAAACCTGCTTCAGAAATTGATATTTACAAAAAAAGAGCGTATAATTACAAAAACCTGTTCGATAAAGAGACAGGATTAATGCGCGGAAAAAATAAAGACGGTAATTTCCAGAAACCATTTAATCCTTTTAAATGGGGAGATGCTTTTACAGAAGGAAACAGCTGGCATTATACCTGGTCAGTTTTCCAGGATATCAATGGCTTAGCTGAATTAATGGGTGGGAAAAAGAAATTTGAGGCCAAACTGGATGAAGTATTTTCATTACCACCGGTTTTTGATGACAGCTATTATGGTGGAGTGATCCATGAGATCAGAGAAATGCAGATCATGAATATGGGGCAGTATGCTCACGGAAATCAGCCTATTCAACATATGATCTATCTGTATAATTATGCCGGAGCACCTTATAAAACACAGTATTGGGCAAGAGAAGTCATGAACAAACTATATCATGCTACGCCTGACGGTTATTGCGGAGATGAAGACAATGGGCAGACTTCAGCATGGTATATTTTTTCAGCATTAGGCTTTTATCCGGTAACACCGGCTACAGACCAGTATGTATTGGGAGCACCACTATTTAAAGAAGCAACCATTCATCTGGAAAATGGCAAGAAAATTGAAATAAAAGCTCCGGAAAATAGCACTGCCAATTTATATGTAAAGTCATTGAACGTAAATCAGCAGCCATATTCAAAGAATTGGCTGAGTCATAAAGAATTAATCAAAGGAGCAGTTTTAGACTTTAAAATGGATAGTAAACCGAACACAGACAGAGGATCACAGGAAAAAGATTTCCCATATTCAATGTCAAAAGAAGAATCAGGTAAATAA
- a CDS encoding LamG-like jellyroll fold domain-containing protein — protein MKPSSFKSVSPYISSIMGTEAGDTNSALLRLGDAGLANNKLQFVLSINNVQQKLASSTALNANTWYHVAATYDGSTMKLYINGTLDASKAQTGNVNSNGAFNVGYLYNTSRNFNGKIDEVRVWKKALTQTEISQNMCNVSVPAASLAAYWKFNEGSGSTVQDSSGNGVSLSLTGVDASNWVTDLPCATGTSKLSRNAIAQNVAGDINTKNPIKIFPNPVSKSSSFTVSVSDEYNKGKLTIYDFYGRIRDTKSLKAGDNQFESSGLSSGNYILQFESQNGNTKQTEKLMVK, from the coding sequence ATCAAACCTTCATCCTTCAAATCAGTATCTCCATATATTTCATCCATCATGGGAACTGAAGCAGGAGATACTAATTCAGCATTACTAAGACTTGGAGATGCAGGACTGGCTAATAATAAGCTTCAGTTTGTATTAAGTATCAATAATGTGCAGCAAAAGCTGGCTTCTTCTACTGCCTTGAATGCCAATACATGGTATCATGTAGCAGCAACATATGATGGAAGTACAATGAAATTGTATATCAATGGTACTTTGGACGCAAGTAAAGCACAAACCGGAAATGTAAATTCAAATGGAGCATTTAATGTGGGATATTTATACAATACTTCCAGAAATTTCAATGGTAAAATAGATGAAGTCAGAGTTTGGAAAAAAGCATTAACGCAAACGGAAATTAGCCAGAACATGTGCAATGTCTCTGTTCCGGCTGCTTCTCTTGCCGCTTATTGGAAATTCAATGAAGGAAGTGGTTCAACGGTTCAAGACAGTTCTGGAAATGGAGTTTCTTTATCATTAACAGGTGTGGATGCATCGAATTGGGTGACTGATCTGCCGTGTGCAACCGGAACTTCAAAATTATCAAGAAATGCGATAGCTCAAAATGTAGCAGGAGATATCAATACCAAGAATCCAATCAAAATATTTCCAAATCCAGTCAGTAAATCTTCATCATTTACAGTTTCTGTTTCTGATGAATATAACAAAGGAAAATTGACAATCTATGATTTTTATGGAAGAATTAGAGACACAAAATCATTAAAAGCCGGTGATAACCAGTTTGAGTCCTCTGGACTTTCATCCGGAAATTATATTCTTCAGTTTGAATCGCAGAACGGAAATACAAAACAGACAGAGAAACTAATGGTAAAATAA
- a CDS encoding ROK family protein, which yields MQNILGIDIGGSHITLAQVDPEKREIITSTYVREHVNSFDDKETIFSAWTSAIEKAAHNLVKDDLLIGIAMPGPFDYENGISLMQQGKFIDIYQVNIKDELAERLSVSPKQIHFVNDAAAFMEGEVFGGCVQGFKRVFGVTLGTGLGTTFFNGEFATDEDLWDSPFKDSICEDYLATRWFVKRYEELTGEQISGTKDLLDKPLEIQQMIFDEYADSFSGFIVKYVDHYKPEVLVIGGNIAKAYPYFEQRFTQNLIKNNINLQVRISAIFEDAAILGAASYALKKAYIN from the coding sequence ATGCAGAATATACTAGGAATCGATATTGGTGGGTCACATATTACATTGGCACAGGTAGATCCTGAAAAAAGAGAGATCATTACTTCAACATATGTAAGGGAGCATGTCAATTCCTTTGATGACAAAGAAACTATTTTCTCTGCCTGGACTTCAGCTATTGAAAAAGCAGCTCATAACCTGGTTAAAGATGATCTTTTAATAGGAATTGCAATGCCGGGACCTTTCGACTATGAAAACGGGATCTCCTTGATGCAGCAAGGAAAATTTATTGATATATACCAGGTGAATATAAAAGATGAGTTGGCTGAAAGGCTTTCCGTTTCTCCCAAACAGATTCATTTTGTAAATGACGCTGCTGCATTTATGGAAGGAGAAGTATTTGGAGGTTGTGTTCAAGGATTTAAAAGAGTTTTTGGAGTAACGCTGGGCACCGGATTAGGAACCACATTCTTTAACGGGGAATTTGCCACAGATGAAGATTTATGGGATTCACCATTTAAAGACTCTATCTGTGAAGATTATCTGGCAACCCGATGGTTTGTGAAGCGTTATGAAGAGCTGACCGGAGAACAGATTTCAGGAACCAAAGACCTTTTGGATAAACCTTTAGAAATACAACAAATGATTTTTGATGAATACGCGGATTCTTTCTCTGGTTTTATTGTGAAATATGTAGACCATTACAAACCGGAAGTTTTAGTTATAGGAGGAAATATAGCAAAAGCCTATCCTTATTTTGAGCAAAGATTTACTCAGAATCTGATAAAGAATAATATTAACTTGCAGGTCAGAATTTCCGCCATTTTTGAGGATGCTGCCATTCTGGGAGCTGCTAGCTATGCATTAAAAAAAGCTTATATAAATTAA
- a CDS encoding phosphoheptose isomerase, whose translation MSTEKREIFDRVENMLQAQGFTIAAKDETRPWGGFFVIDETQAQDFANQYFDGIDVENLRIGGKLSPKILIVAPEARLSWQYHHRRAEIWQVLEGTVGIKRSATDEEGELGEYHPKDQVKLQQGERHRLIGLSGWGIVAEIWQHTDASNPSDEDDIVRVQDDFGR comes from the coding sequence ATGAGTACTGAGAAAAGAGAAATATTCGATAGAGTTGAAAATATGCTGCAGGCACAAGGTTTTACCATTGCAGCAAAAGATGAGACCAGACCGTGGGGAGGATTTTTCGTAATCGATGAGACACAGGCACAGGATTTTGCCAACCAATACTTTGATGGAATTGATGTTGAAAATCTAAGAATAGGAGGTAAGCTAAGCCCTAAAATTCTTATTGTAGCTCCTGAAGCAAGACTAAGCTGGCAGTATCACCACAGAAGAGCTGAAATCTGGCAGGTATTGGAAGGAACAGTAGGAATCAAAAGAAGTGCTACCGATGAAGAAGGAGAACTTGGAGAATATCATCCAAAAGATCAGGTAAAACTTCAGCAGGGCGAAAGACACAGATTAATAGGTCTGTCAGGTTGGGGAATTGTAGCCGAAATATGGCAGCATACCGATGCCTCCAATCCCTCGGATGAAGATGATATCGTAAGAGTACAGGATGACTTTGGAAGATAA
- a CDS encoding response regulator transcription factor, whose product MSNRILLVEDDQSFGAVLKDYLTINNFEVTLATDGEQGLKEFTENEFDICIFDVMMPKKDGFSLAEDVKKIDKNTPIIFLTARNMREDILKGYQLGADDYITKPFDTELLLYKIKAILQRSSTLENEEQEQFKISNIFFDSMLRQLKVGDKEYKLSPKENELLKLLCIHRNDFMPRDLALRKIWKKENYFTARSMDVYIAKLRKLLKDDEGLEIINVHGEGFRLLVKN is encoded by the coding sequence ATGAGCAACAGAATATTATTAGTAGAGGACGATCAGAGTTTCGGGGCGGTGCTTAAAGATTATTTAACGATCAATAATTTTGAAGTTACCCTTGCTACTGATGGAGAACAGGGATTGAAAGAATTTACAGAAAATGAATTTGACATCTGTATATTTGATGTAATGATGCCTAAAAAAGATGGGTTTTCATTGGCTGAAGATGTAAAAAAGATTGATAAAAATACACCCATCATATTCCTTACCGCAAGAAATATGAGAGAGGATATTCTGAAAGGATACCAATTGGGAGCTGATGACTACATCACAAAACCATTTGATACAGAACTTCTTTTATACAAAATCAAGGCTATTCTTCAAAGAAGCTCCACGTTGGAAAATGAAGAGCAGGAGCAGTTTAAGATCAGCAATATTTTCTTCGATTCTATGCTGAGACAGCTGAAGGTAGGTGATAAAGAGTACAAACTTTCTCCAAAAGAAAATGAGCTATTGAAGCTTCTTTGTATCCACAGAAACGATTTCATGCCGAGAGACCTTGCCCTTAGAAAGATCTGGAAAAAAGAAAATTACTTTACCGCAAGAAGTATGGACGTATATATTGCCAAGCTTCGTAAGTTATTGAAAGATGACGAAGGATTGGAAATTATTAACGTACACGGTGAAGGATTTAGACTTCTTGTAAAAAATTAA
- a CDS encoding sensor histidine kinase — translation MNNKFIPIISVFMTISLIVFVTLQFYWLKGYYGVLEQDFSNKVYSVLENTSKTIEEIEADKYLTKDNRSTILANSKNPSLTTIQQVEDSGTQRQIIYSKNIISKAQLPISKTGDSVKLTTLYTDEAAYKIKRDTTNREILTSDINQDIETGDYAVKEFVKVYGNNLPIAQRVNPATLDSVITKELKIRGITAKFGYGIVDKDNKLTSIANKAYKEKKDSNTYSYPLFTDKKYNTLYNLALVFPKKEYSLAMNNWPMLLGTFLSLLTILGIYIISINYMMRQKKLAEVKTDFINNMSHEFKTPLATISVATDSLANDKIATNPDKVKYYSELIKQENLRMKKQVENVLNMSKLERNEVELFLRETNVRELIQRTTESFNLIVQQRNGTLTQKFNATHYNFKIDEFHISNMLVNLLDNANKYSPEAPEIHVETRNEGHWYIIEISDKGMGMDTQNKTKIFEKFFREETGNIHNVKGQGLGLSYVKKIVELHKGQIIVESNKGTGSTFTIKLPMG, via the coding sequence ATGAATAATAAATTCATCCCAATAATTTCGGTGTTTATGACAATCTCACTGATTGTCTTTGTTACGCTCCAATTTTATTGGCTGAAAGGCTATTACGGTGTACTGGAACAGGACTTTTCAAATAAAGTTTATTCTGTTTTGGAAAATACATCCAAAACAATTGAAGAAATTGAAGCCGATAAATATCTGACTAAGGATAACAGAAGTACCATTCTTGCTAACAGCAAAAACCCTTCACTTACTACCATTCAACAGGTAGAAGATTCCGGAACGCAAAGACAGATTATCTACTCCAAGAATATTATTTCCAAAGCACAGCTTCCAATCTCTAAAACAGGAGATTCCGTAAAACTTACTACGTTATATACTGATGAGGCGGCTTACAAAATAAAAAGGGACACTACCAATCGTGAAATTCTAACCTCGGACATCAATCAGGACATTGAAACCGGGGATTACGCTGTAAAAGAGTTTGTAAAGGTATATGGGAACAATCTACCTATTGCACAAAGGGTCAACCCAGCGACTCTCGACTCTGTCATTACCAAAGAATTAAAAATCAGAGGGATTACGGCAAAATTCGGATATGGAATTGTTGATAAAGACAACAAACTTACCAGTATTGCTAATAAAGCCTACAAAGAAAAAAAGGACAGTAACACCTATAGCTACCCTCTTTTTACTGATAAAAAGTACAATACTTTATACAATCTGGCTCTAGTTTTCCCTAAGAAGGAGTATTCACTGGCGATGAACAACTGGCCAATGCTATTGGGGACTTTCCTTTCATTGCTTACTATTCTTGGGATTTATATTATCTCTATCAATTATATGATGAGACAGAAAAAGCTTGCAGAAGTAAAAACAGACTTCATCAACAATATGTCGCATGAATTCAAAACACCACTGGCGACTATTTCTGTAGCAACAGATTCATTAGCTAATGATAAAATTGCTACTAATCCGGATAAGGTAAAATATTATTCCGAATTGATTAAACAGGAAAACCTGAGGATGAAAAAGCAAGTAGAAAATGTTCTGAACATGTCTAAGCTTGAAAGAAATGAAGTAGAATTATTCCTGAGAGAAACCAACGTAAGGGAACTTATCCAAAGAACAACAGAATCTTTCAACCTGATTGTACAGCAGAGAAACGGTACTCTGACTCAGAAATTCAATGCCACTCATTATAATTTTAAAATTGATGAGTTCCACATCTCGAATATGCTGGTAAACTTACTGGATAATGCGAACAAGTATTCTCCCGAAGCTCCTGAAATTCATGTAGAAACAAGAAATGAAGGGCATTGGTATATTATCGAAATCTCAGATAAAGGAATGGGGATGGATACCCAGAATAAAACAAAGATTTTCGAGAAATTCTTCAGGGAAGAAACTGGGAATATTCACAATGTAAAAGGACAGGGACTGGGACTTTCCTATGTTAAAAAAATAGTAGAACTCCACAAAGGACAGATTATTGTAGAATCCAACAAGGGCACTGGAAGTACATTTACAATAAAACTACCAATGGGGTAA